The nucleotide window AACTTCTTTTAAAATTATCTCAGCCAAATTTTTCTTAGCCTTAAAATTATCCATAATTGTATTTGTAATTGTTACCTTATTAACTATTTGCTTTAAATCTTTAATTTTGTCAATGTCTTTTTCATCAATGACAATATTATCTAAAAAATCTTCATATAATGATGCAACACCAAATGGTGAAACTTCAATATTCAATGCCTTCATAAACTTACTAGCTGGACCACTAACAGAATCTTCACCAATAATAGGAGACACTGCAATTACATAAGTCTTTTTTAAAGCATCACGAACACCTTCAAGAGATAAAATCGGTAATATTGAAGTAATAGGATTGGAAGGACCAATAATAACTGCTTTTGAATTATTAATAGTTTCAATAATCCCCTCTGAAGGGGATACATTAGAGAATTTAACATCTAAAACTTCAGGTTGACATTGATGTTTAATTAAAAAATCATGAAATTCTAATTCTCCAATATCTGTAACAATCTTAATTTCTGAGTCTTCATTACTCATGGGTATGATTTTAGATGAAATACCCATTTTTTTAGCCTGAATGTCAACAGATTCACTTAAAGAATATTTCTTCATCAACTCTGTTTTTTGTATTTTAGTAGCTCTATCTTTATCTCCTATACGAAGCAATTCAGGAGCTCCTATTTTTTCAAGTTGTTCATTAGTAATGAAAGTATCTCCCTTAATGCCATGCCACAACTCATCATTAATCTGATTAGACATTGTATATAAAACTGTATCAATATCAGCAGATACATAAACACCTGAAAAATAATCATTTTCCAAAGTATTTACAATAATAGTTAATTCAGTAGGGTCAATTATTTCTTTTATTCCTTGAAGTAATTTTGGAGTTCCAGTTCCACCAGATAATATTGTAATCATAATTTCACTTATTTTCTAAACACATCAAATTCTTTAGGTCTAATTAAAGAAGTTATACTAGAATCAACATCACGCAATTTATCAAAACTATCAAAACCTCTAATAATAACAACCGGCAATCCTTCATCAGCTTGACCCATTACAAGAGAAGCAGCTGCTGCTAATTCATCACCTGTTGCAATTTCAGTTGTTTCAAGTTTACGACCATATAAATCTTTTTCACCAACACGCTTCCATAGTGCTTTAATTCCAGAACAACCAATAGCAACTCCAACAGCCCCGTTTCTAAATGCTCTTCCTTGAGTATCTGTGATAATAACAGCTATTTCTTCCCCAAATTCTTCCTCTAAATACCGTCTAATTTCTCTTGCAGATTTATCAGAATCCTTAGGCATAGGAGTAGCTAATCCTTCATCAGCATTAGATTCATCAATCCCTGCATTTGCGCAAACAAAACCATGATGAGTTTCACTTATAATAAAATCAGGGCCTACTTCTACAATTTCATTTGATTCTCCAAAAATAGCTTCGACTAATTTTGGATTTTTTTTAGATTTTAGTGCAATTTCAATAGCTTCCTTTGAAGGATTTATTTCATCTATTTTAATAAAATTTCCCTCTACTTTTGAAATTAAAGTTTCAGCAATTAAAATAATATCCCCATGTTTAATTGAACATTCTTGTTTTAAAATAGCATCTTTAATCATTTGTGAAATGTCATCGCCCTTATTTACAATTGGAATATTCTCTAACCCAATTAATTCAATTGTCATAATATCATCATGAGAATAAAAAAAAGATTAAGGATTATAAATATCTATATTCCATTGTCCATCAAAAACAGCAGCGCATGAAGTTACTGGTTTTTCATAATTAGCAAAAGTTCCGCGATCAAAAATAAATTTAGCAGCTTCTTTTGGATTTTCACCATCAAAGTCCACTAAATCATAAACTTGATTTCCATATGTAGAAATAAATGCTGCTTTAGCATATGGTACTTTTTCAACTAACAATTTAGAATCACTAACTATTCCTATATAACATTCATAATCTTCTTCTATTTCTGCTGATTTCACAACGCCTGCAATTCTAGGTGTATGATAATCATCTTTTTCATAATCCATTGTAAGTAATGAATATGCAAGTGCATCTTTAATATTCATTCCTAAAGCTATTTTATCAGCAATCACATCTGTTTGAGAACCATTAGATACAATAGCAATATCATCTTCAATAATAATACTATTATAAGAAATATAGGTATTTTCGAAGATATCTCTTTCATGTCCTTCTATAGGAACAACAGCTACTCTTTTTTCATGTTTTAAACATTGCCTATTTGGAAATGATCTACTTGAAACTCTATATGCAACAAAAGCTTTTCTCTCACTAGTCATTCCAACAGATAGAATTCTTCCAACATACATTTTATTTTTACTCCATTTAAAGTGTAGGACTTTGTACAGCATCACGAGGGGAGTCACCTGAAGGAGTAGTAATAACTACCTCACCTGGTTTAATTACAATCTGTCCATTATCAATAATATTAGCCTGAACCCCAACAGCATTACCTGCAATCGCATCCGATCTATCTTGACCATCAACTGTAACCTTATGTAAATTAGCTACAGGGACCACATAATATTCTGCATCACCAGATAC belongs to Methanobrevibacter oralis and includes:
- the cofD gene encoding 2-phospho-L-lactate transferase, whose amino-acid sequence is MITILSGGTGTPKLLQGIKEIIDPTELTIIVNTLENDYFSGVYVSADIDTVLYTMSNQINDELWHGIKGDTFITNEQLEKIGAPELLRIGDKDRATKIQKTELMKKYSLSESVDIQAKKMGISSKIIPMSNEDSEIKIVTDIGELEFHDFLIKHQCQPEVLDVKFSNVSPSEGIIETINNSKAVIIGPSNPITSILPILSLEGVRDALKKTYVIAVSPIIGEDSVSGPASKFMKALNIEVSPFGVASLYEDFLDNIVIDEKDIDKIKDLKQIVNKVTITNTIMDNFKAKKNLAEIILKEVL
- a CDS encoding coenzyme F420-0:L-glutamate ligase, producing MTIELIGLENIPIVNKGDDISQMIKDAILKQECSIKHGDIILIAETLISKVEGNFIKIDEINPSKEAIEIALKSKKNPKLVEAIFGESNEIVEVGPDFIISETHHGFVCANAGIDESNADEGLATPMPKDSDKSAREIRRYLEEEFGEEIAVIITDTQGRAFRNGAVGVAIGCSGIKALWKRVGEKDLYGRKLETTEIATGDELAAAASLVMGQADEGLPVVIIRGFDSFDKLRDVDSSITSLIRPKEFDVFRK
- a CDS encoding IMP cyclohydrolase, whose translation is MYVGRILSVGMTSERKAFVAYRVSSRSFPNRQCLKHEKRVAVVPIEGHERDIFENTYISYNSIIIEDDIAIVSNGSQTDVIADKIALGMNIKDALAYSLLTMDYEKDDYHTPRIAGVVKSAEIEEDYECYIGIVSDSKLLVEKVPYAKAAFISTYGNQVYDLVDFDGENPKEAAKFIFDRGTFANYEKPVTSCAAVFDGQWNIDIYNP
- a CDS encoding ExbD/TolR family protein — translated: MTIDVKAYKRKILNQKPSINLVPFIDILFTIMIFLVITSSFSATTTDVTDDATNPDTGKPNVTDVSGDAEYYVVPVANLHKVTVDGQDRSDAIAGNAVGVQANIIDNGQIVIKPGEVVITTPSGDSPRDAVQSPTL